A genome region from Longimicrobium sp. includes the following:
- a CDS encoding nucleotidyltransferase family protein translates to MTAIEASSGVDAAPEAALVLLAARAAVDASTADGVADVVGRGVDWDAALALAEKNRLTPLLHRLLAGQAEVPQPVRATLRSAYAANAGEALRLSGELRRLVSALEQAGVAALAYKGPALAVRAYGQVALRTYSDLDLLVAPEDVPRAARALAERGYAAAYSFSPAQERLFLSVDGDVPFHHPHTGTLVELHSRVSSARFCIRLPTAELMARARPVSIGGGTVPTLADDDLFLALCAHGAKHRWARLEWLASTGALAARAELDLRALGDRAGEAGARRTVLLALHLAGTTLGLPLPPSLAQAAAVDPEIPSLAKEARGLWFAPATDEDSTAANLRFNYRLCDGRADRARYAARWLFTPTPEDWSWLRLPAPLAPAYRALRPLRLALRYAPGRGW, encoded by the coding sequence GTGACGGCGATCGAAGCGTCGTCCGGCGTGGACGCGGCGCCCGAGGCCGCCCTGGTGCTGCTGGCCGCGCGCGCCGCGGTGGACGCGTCCACCGCTGACGGCGTAGCGGACGTCGTCGGCCGCGGGGTGGACTGGGACGCCGCGCTGGCGCTGGCGGAAAAGAACCGGCTGACGCCCCTGCTCCACCGCCTGCTCGCCGGGCAGGCCGAGGTGCCGCAGCCGGTACGCGCCACACTGCGGTCTGCCTACGCGGCCAACGCGGGGGAGGCACTGCGGCTGTCGGGCGAGCTGCGGCGGCTGGTTTCGGCGCTGGAGCAGGCGGGGGTGGCGGCGCTGGCTTACAAGGGCCCCGCGCTGGCGGTGCGCGCCTACGGCCAGGTGGCGCTGCGCACCTACTCGGACCTGGACCTGCTGGTGGCGCCCGAGGACGTGCCGCGGGCCGCGCGCGCGCTGGCGGAGCGTGGCTACGCCGCCGCGTACTCGTTTTCGCCCGCACAGGAGCGGCTGTTCCTGTCGGTGGACGGCGACGTGCCCTTCCATCACCCCCACACGGGGACGCTGGTGGAGCTTCATTCGCGGGTGTCGTCCGCGCGCTTCTGCATCCGACTGCCCACGGCGGAGCTGATGGCCCGCGCCCGCCCGGTGTCCATCGGCGGGGGGACGGTGCCCACGCTGGCCGACGACGACCTGTTCCTGGCCCTGTGCGCCCACGGGGCCAAGCACCGCTGGGCGCGGCTGGAGTGGCTGGCCTCCACCGGGGCGCTGGCCGCGCGCGCGGAGCTGGACCTGCGTGCCCTCGGCGACCGAGCGGGAGAGGCGGGCGCCCGGCGGACCGTGCTGCTGGCCCTTCACCTCGCCGGGACCACGCTCGGGCTCCCCCTCCCGCCATCGCTTGCCCAAGCCGCCGCTGTGGACCCCGAGATCCCGTCCCTGGCGAAAGAGGCGCGGGGGCTGTGGTTCGCGCCCGCCACGGACGAGGACAGCACCGCCGCCAACCTGCGCTTCAACTATCGCCTCTGCGATGGCCGGGCAGACCGGGCGCGGTACGCGGCGCGCTGGCTGTTCACGCCCACGCCGGAGGACTGGTCGTGGCTGCGCCTGCCCGCTCCGCTGGCGCCGGCGTACCGCGCCCTGCGGCCCCTGCGGCTGGCGCTGCGCTACGCGCCGGGGAGGGGGTGGTGA